Proteins encoded in a region of the Hypomesus transpacificus isolate Combined female chromosome 17, fHypTra1, whole genome shotgun sequence genome:
- the zgc:86896 gene encoding actin-related protein 2/3 complex subunit 1A-A: MSLYSFGLEPLSCHAWNKDRTQIAVSPNNSVVNIYEKKGQEWAKIHELTEHSGRITGVDWAPESNRIVTCASDRNAYVWTLKDGQWKPTLVLVRINRAATCVKWSPQENKFALGSGARLISVCYFEKENDWWLSKHIKKSIRSTVLSLDWHPNNVLLAAGSADFHCRIFSAYIKDLEDKPGPTSWGSKMPFGELLLEHKDFGGWVHSVCFSPSGDQLACVSHNSSISVVDASQGKEVTQLTTDHLPLLSVLYVNPTELVAAGHDCCPYQFSYKGVGSLEFVKKLDIPKQTSKGSMSAMQHFRNLDKRATEDDINELGNKHQNSITQLCVVSGEKARVETYSSVGLDGALVLWNFKH; the protein is encoded by the exons ATGTCTCTCTACAGCTTCGGGCTGGAGCCCTTGTCCTGCCACGCCTGGAACAAAGACAGGACGC agATCGCTGTGAGTCCCAACAACAGTGTGGTGAACATTTATGAGAAGAAAGGCCAGGAGTGGGCGAAGATCCACGAGCTGACTGAACACAGTGGACGCATCACAG GTGTGGACTGGGCTCCGGAGTCCAACCGCATCGTGACGTGTGCCTCGGACAGGAATGCCTACGTGTGGACCCTGAAGGACGGGCAGTGGAAGCCCACCTTGGTGCTGGTGCGCATTAAccgcgccgccacctgtgtcaAGTGGTCTCCCCAGGAGAACAAGTTTGCTCTGGGCAGCGGCGCTCGCCTCATCTCCGTCTGCTACTTTGAGAAGGAGAACGACTG GTGGCTCAGTAAGCACATTAAGAAGTCCATCCGCTCCACAGTGCTCAGTCTGGACTGGCACCCCAACAACGTCCTGCTGGCTGCCGGCTCTGCAGACTTCCACTGCAG aaTCTTTTCGGCCTACATTAAGGACCTGGAGGACAAGCCGGGCCCCACGTCCTGGGGGTCCAAGATGCCCTTCGgggagctgctgctggagcacAAGGACTTTGGAGGCTGGGTGCACAGTGTGTGCTTCTCCCCCAGCGGAGACCAGCTGGCCTGCGTGAGCCACAACAGCAGCATCAGTGTGGTGGATGCCAGCCAGGGCAAAGA GGTGACCCAGCTGACCACTGACCACCTCCCTCTTCTGAGTGTTCTCTATGTGAACCCCACCGAACTAGTAGCTGCG GGCCACGACTGCTGCCCCTACCAGTTCTCCTACAAGGGCGTGGGCAGTCTGGAGTTTGTTAAGAAGCTGGACATTCCCAAGCAGACCTCCAAGGGCAGCATGTCTGCCATGCAGCACTTCCGCAACCTGGACAAGAGGGCCACCGAGGACGACATCAACGAGCTGGGGAACAAACACCAGAACAGCATCAC tcagctgtgtgtggtgtctggagAGAAGGCCAGAGTGGAGACCTACAGCAGTGTGGGTCTGGACGGAGCCCTGGTTCTCTGGAACTTCAAG CATTAA
- the LOC124479643 gene encoding cAMP-dependent protein kinase type I-alpha regulatory subunit isoform X2 — protein sequence MASGSTGSEEERSLRECELYVQKHNIQQLLKDCIVQLCTSRPDRPMGFLREYFERMEKEESKQILSQQKSTSRSDSREDEVSPPMNPVVKGRRRRGAISAEVYTEEDAASYVRKVIPKDYKTMAALAKAIEKNVLFAHLDDNERSDIFDAMFSVTYIAGETVIQQGDEGDNFYVIDQGEMDVYVNGEWVTNIGEGGSFGELALIYGTPRAATVRAKTIVKLWGIDRDSYRRILMGSTLRKRKMYEEFLSKVSILESLDKWERLTVADALETVQFEDGQKIVVQGEPGDEFFIILEGSAAVLQRRSEHEEFVEVGRLGPSDYFGEIALLMNRPRAATVVSRGPLKCVKLDRPRFERVLGPCSDILKRNIQQYNSFVSLSV from the exons ATGGCGTCGGGCAGCACaggcagtgaggaggagagaagcctCCGAGAATGCGAGCTTTACGTGCAAAAACACAACATCCAGCAACTCCTCAAAGACTGCATCGTGCAGCTCTGCACCTCCAGGCCCGACAGACCCATGGGCTTCCTTAGAGAGTACTTTGAGAGGATGGAGAAG GAGGAGTCCAAGCAGATCCTGAGCCAGCAAAAGTCGACCTCTCGTTCGGACTCTCGGGAAGACGAGGTTTCCCCCCCCATGAACCCCGTGGTGAAGGGCCGCCGTCGCCGTGGCGCCATCAGTGCCGAAGTCTACACAGAGGAAGATGCCGCCTCATACGTCagaaag GTTATCCCGAAGGACTACAAGACAATGGCCGCCTTGGCTAAAGCCATCGAGAAGAACGTGCTGTTCGCCCACTTGGATGACAATGAGAGAAG tgacATCTTTGACGCCATGTTCTCCGTCACCTACATAGCGGGAGAGACGGTCATCCAGCAAG GTGACGAAGGGGACAACTTCTATGTCATCGACCAAGGAGAGATGGAT GTGTACGTGAACGGGGAGTGGGTGACCAACAtcggggaggggggcagcttCGGAGAGCTGGCCCTGATCTACGGGACCCCCCGGGCGGCCACCGTCCGGGCCAAGACCATCGTCAAACTGTGGGGCATCGACAGAGACAGCTACCGGAGAATACTCATG GGGAGCACTTTGAGAAAGCGAAAGATGTATGAGGAATTCCTCAGCAAGGTGTCCATCCTAG AGTCCCTGGACAAGTGGGAGAGGCTCACGGTGGCTGACGCCCTGGAGACGGTGCAGTTCGAGGACGGGCAGAAGATCGTGGTTCAGGGAGAGCCGGGGGACGAGTTCTTCATCATTCTAGAG ggctCAGCCGCAGTGCTCCAGAGACGCTCGGAGCACGAGGAGTTTGTAGAAGTGGGCAGACTCGGGCCATCCGACTATTTTG GTGAGATCGCCCTGCTGATGAACCGTCCCCGAGCAGCCACTGTGGTGTCCCGGGGCCCCCTGAAGTGTGTCAAGCTGGACCGACCTCGCTTTGAGCGCGTGCTGGGGCCCTGCTCAGACATCCTGAAGAGGAACATCCAGCAGTACAACAGCTtcgtgtctctctccgtctga
- the LOC124479643 gene encoding cAMP-dependent protein kinase type I-alpha regulatory subunit isoform X1 produces MASGSTGSEEERSLRECELYVQKHNIQQLLKDCIVQLCTSRPDRPMGFLREYFERMEKEESKQILSQQKSTSRSDSREDEVSPPMNPVVKGRRRRGAISAEVYTEEDAASYVRKVRGQPSANHTTLQVIPKDYKTMAALAKAIEKNVLFAHLDDNERSDIFDAMFSVTYIAGETVIQQGDEGDNFYVIDQGEMDVYVNGEWVTNIGEGGSFGELALIYGTPRAATVRAKTIVKLWGIDRDSYRRILMGSTLRKRKMYEEFLSKVSILESLDKWERLTVADALETVQFEDGQKIVVQGEPGDEFFIILEGSAAVLQRRSEHEEFVEVGRLGPSDYFGEIALLMNRPRAATVVSRGPLKCVKLDRPRFERVLGPCSDILKRNIQQYNSFVSLSV; encoded by the exons ATGGCGTCGGGCAGCACaggcagtgaggaggagagaagcctCCGAGAATGCGAGCTTTACGTGCAAAAACACAACATCCAGCAACTCCTCAAAGACTGCATCGTGCAGCTCTGCACCTCCAGGCCCGACAGACCCATGGGCTTCCTTAGAGAGTACTTTGAGAGGATGGAGAAG GAGGAGTCCAAGCAGATCCTGAGCCAGCAAAAGTCGACCTCTCGTTCGGACTCTCGGGAAGACGAGGTTTCCCCCCCCATGAACCCCGTGGTGAAGGGCCGCCGTCGCCGTGGCGCCATCAGTGCCGAAGTCTACACAGAGGAAGATGCCGCCTCATACGTCagaaaggtcaggggtcagcccTCAGCCAATCACACCACGCTACAG GTTATCCCGAAGGACTACAAGACAATGGCCGCCTTGGCTAAAGCCATCGAGAAGAACGTGCTGTTCGCCCACTTGGATGACAATGAGAGAAG tgacATCTTTGACGCCATGTTCTCCGTCACCTACATAGCGGGAGAGACGGTCATCCAGCAAG GTGACGAAGGGGACAACTTCTATGTCATCGACCAAGGAGAGATGGAT GTGTACGTGAACGGGGAGTGGGTGACCAACAtcggggaggggggcagcttCGGAGAGCTGGCCCTGATCTACGGGACCCCCCGGGCGGCCACCGTCCGGGCCAAGACCATCGTCAAACTGTGGGGCATCGACAGAGACAGCTACCGGAGAATACTCATG GGGAGCACTTTGAGAAAGCGAAAGATGTATGAGGAATTCCTCAGCAAGGTGTCCATCCTAG AGTCCCTGGACAAGTGGGAGAGGCTCACGGTGGCTGACGCCCTGGAGACGGTGCAGTTCGAGGACGGGCAGAAGATCGTGGTTCAGGGAGAGCCGGGGGACGAGTTCTTCATCATTCTAGAG ggctCAGCCGCAGTGCTCCAGAGACGCTCGGAGCACGAGGAGTTTGTAGAAGTGGGCAGACTCGGGCCATCCGACTATTTTG GTGAGATCGCCCTGCTGATGAACCGTCCCCGAGCAGCCACTGTGGTGTCCCGGGGCCCCCTGAAGTGTGTCAAGCTGGACCGACCTCGCTTTGAGCGCGTGCTGGGGCCCTGCTCAGACATCCTGAAGAGGAACATCCAGCAGTACAACAGCTtcgtgtctctctccgtctga